gaaactgaagctcaggtaGAAGACATGGGGCTTCAGACTGACCGTCCCTATTGCTTGTGCTCTCTGGATCTGCTTCAGCCTAATCCCAAATAGAGTATTTCCATTGTATGATGGCTTGCTGCTATGCCCTTTACCCTGGCTCAAGTCTTAAAACTGGGTGAAAGATTATGCTTTTTTATTGCAAAAGCATCATCAGCTTTCTATGTACTATTTTTGATGTCTTGGTTATAATAATTTCAGCAATACCATTGTTGGCTTCCCATCTGTCTCAGCCCTAAAAACACCATCGTGTATTAGCCATTTCAACAGATCCCTAGGAGATCTAGCCTTGCTGCACATTTTAGTATTTGATATTTTCATTCACATTACTTTTGATGATTAAGTGCTTCTACCTGGGCCTCTGATACCCCAGAACAGAATAACTTTATTCCTGTTTACACCAGGGACCAAACTACCTGTTAGCATTTCCTATCAGTTCAGTCCTAGGGAGGAGAGCACCCAGGCAAATTTTGGGTGATTCTGTTGTCTTCCTCACCAGTATATCCTTTGTTCCTTTAATGAAGGGAGTGTCTTCTGACCTTTCTTGGGGAATGTAGTTAGCTGGTGAGTTCTCTGGTCTCATATAATAAATCCATTCTAACATGGTCAGATCCCTGAGATTCTGACCTCTTTCTCAATACTTTGCCAAGGTGTTCTGGCATGTGCATTCCATTTACTGTAGGTGACCATCATTTCCAAGCCTATCAATGGTCCCAGCAGTAAATGAGAATTCATTTTAGGTGCTCTTGTCTCCTAACCCACCCTTATGTTCCATAACTTCCTTGTCCAGCACCCTGAGGATCCACTTCCATTTGTATTCCTCCAGTTACTAGTGGTATGTATTAGCCAACTCCTGCTCCCGTTTCGATGAATTAGGTAAATATCCACGTGGCTGGGGCTATGCTGAAATCTGTTCCAAGTTATTAGTCTATGGAAAATGAGGGAGGCAGGCATTTTGAAGGCAAACATCATCCTGTGAGTCATTTCACCCACCTCAGAGGAGCTCTGTATCAGTTATCAAATACTGCGTAACAAACCATCCTCAAACTTAGTGTTTAGAAAACAACAGCAACCATTTATTTAGTTTACATTTCTGCTGTTAGCAGTTTAGACTCGCTCAGCAGGGTAATTCTTTTAGTAGTTTTGGGTGGGCTCACTAACATATCTGCCATCTTGCctcttggccatcagtatgtcttctttggagaaatgtctatttagatcttctgcccattttttgattgggttgtttgtttttttaatattgagctgcatgggctgtttgtagattttggagattaatcccttgtcggtggcatcgtctgcaaatattttctcccattctgtgggttgtcttttcattttgtttatggtttcctttgctgtgcagaagcttttgagtgtaattaggtcctattttttaatttttgttttaatttccattacctTAGGAgacggatcaaaaaagatattgctgtgatttatgtcaaagagtgttcttcctatgttttcctctcagagttttatagtatcaggtcttacatttaggtctttcatccctcttgagtttatctttgtgtatggtgttaaagaatgttctagtttcatccttttacgtgtagctgtccagttttcccagcaccatttattgaagagactgtcttttctccattgtatagtcttgcttcttttgttgtagattaaatgaccacaggtgtgtgggtttatttctgggctttctatcttgtttcattgatctatatttgtttttgtgccagtaccgtactgttttgatgacttgATCTACCATAATTTTTGGTAGGGTCAAGGTAGAGGAACAGCAGTGCTAAGATATTTAGTACAGTCTGGATTTTTCAGGGCATATGTTTTGATGCTAAAGATCATAAAGTGCCAAGAGCACTCAAGgaaaatatatggaaaagaaGTTACCAGAAAGAGGGTAAAGTTTCCAATGGCAAAGATAATGGCCATGCTCTGTGTCAGCTgataataagtacatgaaaagatgctcaacatccgttagtcattagggaaatgcaaatcaaatccacaatgagataccactccacATCCACtaagatggctaaaataaaaaggacagacaataacaatggttggtgagaatgtggagaaattgaaacctacATTGCCAGTGGGAACATGAAATGTGCAGgcacatttttttcaataaaaatacattagatattttataatttttctgtgtACATGGAAGAGGAACTTGAGGTTCAGAGGAGATTAAGTAAATTGCCTGAGGCCACCCACCACAGCAGATAGAGCTTGCAACTGAGATCTGTCTTTCCCAAATACTCTTCCCTTACACCTACATGGTTCTGAGTCTCACaggcagttttttgtttgtttgtttgttttgttttatttttggctgtgttgggtcttcattgctgcacgcgcgctttctctagttgcagcgagtgggggttgttctttgttgtggtgcgcaggcttctcattgcagtggcttctcctgttgagaGCATGGGCTcaaggcatgcaggcttcagtagttgtggcttgcgggcttcagtagttgtggcttgcaggctctagaacacaggctcagtagttgtggcgcaagggcttagttgctccgcggcatgtgggatcttcctggaccagggctcggacccgtgtcccctgcattgtcaggcagattcttaaccactgcactaccagggaagtcctcacagGCAGTTTTGATCCTGTTTATCCTTAACTAAGTGCAGCCAGAAGAAAGAGAACTATATGGTCCTTCACTGATGCCAAAGAAGACAAATTAGTTAGGCTCATAACACAAACCTGTGGTCACTAAGCTGAGCAGAAATAATTTCGGGGAGACAGATAATGAAGAGATTGAAAGAGACAGGTGCCAATTTCAGTGGGGGAAACAGAAGACTCCAGACCATggttgctttctttgtttttctcactcCAAATCTGGACTGAGCAGGTGTCTTCTTGAAACTCACATATTCCGTCAGAAAACTTCATAGAAAACTGGTCTGAGAGTGAACATCTGAGTGAAGGGCATTGTTGTCTATAAGAGGGATCAGCTTTCCTAAAATCAAGAAGAAGCCTCGAGTCCTTCTCTGTTAAGTGAAGCAGCTGAACTCAGTGCAGAGTTTTCTGGAGCTATAAAGGCTACCATACAGTTTATTCTCTGGACCTACCTTTGTTACtaatgacaacaaaaaaatagGAGACGAGAACTGAATAGGAAGTGGGGGACGGAAAGGAGATACTTTACAAATTCCCATTCTGCAAACTTTCTATGCCAAGAGAGCCTTGTTAGCCAAGATCTTCCAACGATTCATAAGAACAAATAAATTCCCAACATcgccccatttccccctcccaccagcccctggcaaccatcatcctattctctgcttctgtgatttgaccattttagattccacatgtaagtgggatcatgcaatatttgtctttctgagtcTGACATTTCACCTAGTGTaatgtacagagtttcagttatgcaagatgaatgagttttgagatctaatgtacagcaagaTGGCTATAGTTAACcatactgtattgtgtatttgGTATTTGCTACAAAGGTGGATCTTGAATTAAGTCTTCTcaccaaacacacaaaaataaagtggTAACTATGTGGAGGTGATGAATACATTCATTAACTTGATTGTGCTGATCATTTCACAACGTATACGTATCAAaatatcaaactgtacactttaaatatatgcaatgtttatatgtcaactatacctccgtaaagctattttaaaaagaactaataGATTCCCAGGAAATAAGACAGGAGACATAAGTTCTACTAATGATGTAATTTCTCAATTTAATAGACAAGAGCAATAATCAATAATATCAACTCAGAGTTCACAATTTCTACTAAGGAAATGGAAGGAAATGAGAGAATAACTGTAACAGAATGCAATTCAGGTTATCAAATATCTATTGGGCACTTATTCCATGCTGGATTCAAGATTGGGGTGTAGGATCTGAGGTTATGTGAATACATGTGTCTGTTATAACGATGAGCAGCGTCACTGAGAGAAGATTTTGCCCTGTGGAAGAGTTTCTCCAGGGCCCCCTTCATCTCCCTGTTTCTTAGGCTATGAATGAAATGGTTCAGCAATGGTGTGACCACTGTGTACATTGCAGAGGCAATTATGTTCTTGTCACTGGAGGTGCTGgatgaggggaaaaaatatagTGCAATAATTGTTCCATAATACAGAGATACCACAGAGAGATGGGAGCCACATGTGGACAAGGCTTTGCAAATCCCCTTGGTGGATGGAACCTTCAGGATGGTGGCCCCGATGCAGCCATAAGAGATCAAGATGCCTATTAGTGGGAGGATAATGACAGCCACTCCTGCCATGAAAACGGCTAGCTCATTGAGGGATGTGTCTGAGCAGGAGAGCTTGAGCAGGACAGCAAGGTCACAGAAAAAATGGGGGATGGTGTTGTCAGCACAAAAGGACAGCTGGGACAGGAGAAGGGTGTGACACAGGTCATTGGAACAGGAGAGAATCCAAGATACAGTTACCAGTAAGGTACACAGTCCCTGTCTCATGATGGTGATGTACGGGAGAGGGTGACAGATGACCACGTACTGATCATAGGTCATTGATGTGAGCAGGAAATCATCCAGATcagtaaaaaaaatacatctgtgCTATGCACCCTGCATAGGGGATGGATTGATCCTGGGTTTGCATGCTCATTAGCATCTTAGGGACAGTGACAGATGAAAAAGAGACGTCAGTGAGGGCCAAGTGGCTGAGGAAGAAGTACATGGGGGTGTGGAGGCGAGAGTCCAGCCTGATGAGCAGGAAGATTAGCAGGTTCCCCAGCACCATGGTCAGGTACACGCCCAGGAACAGGGCAAAGAACACGCCCTGCTGCTCTGGCCGGATGGGGAGCCCCAGGAGGAGGAACTCGGACACGCTGCTCTGGTTCTCCCTCCTCATGCTCCTCTCCTGTCtgctgaggatgaaggggagggggaaatgtcAGAGGCTTTGAAACCGTGATTATGGCCACCACACTAGGGTCTCTTACTTTCTCGTGGAGAAAAAGAATAACTGcccaaatttctttcatcacctaGAGCTGCCGAAGCAAGTGACACCCTCAATGCTCAACATGATTCCTTTCAATGGGAACTAGAGCAAATtcattctcctgttttctttttaattaaccaTGTTTCTGGCACTAAGCTACTGAttggagacaaaagaaaaaataggacagggacttccccagtagcgcagtgattaagaatccgcctgccaatgcaggggacacgggttagagccctggtccaggaagatcccacatgctgtggagcaactgagcctgtgcgccacaactactgagcctgtgctctagagcccgtgagccacaactactgagcctgcgtgccacaactactgaagcccacgcgcctagagcctgtgctcctcaacaagtgaagccaccgcaatgagaagcccgcgcactgcaaggaagacccaacaaagccaaaaataaataaatttatttatttatattaaaaataaagaataaataggaCATACAGGACCTCTTCCCTCTGGATACTGACCCTCTAGGGAACACTGGACAAAGGACCAACTAAAGGTGTGGACCTGAAGCCAGATTCCTCATGTTATGATTCAGGCCCCACAGCTTTCTAGCTGTATGACTTGGGATGCTAAATCTCTCTTGGCCTTGTGTTGTGCCTCTGTAATGTGAAGAGACCAATATCACACATTCATAGAGTTAATAAGAGGATTCTAATTCGACGCACATTAATATCTAAGAACAGTGTCCTgcataaaatacacacaaaattttatcaattatttttataacaggaTAAGTATCCAAAAAAACCCAGTATCAAATTCAGGAATTTAATAAAACAGTATTATGAGATGCTCAGCACAAAAGACCAAGAAACTGATCTAAAATTTGTGTCTATCTGAGCTCTCACATTCTTAAGGTGAGCTTCTGAGCTCAGATCCTATCACTGGGGTAAATTCCCTGGTGGAACTTGTCTTAATGTATGTTTATCTTCTTGCCAAGAAATAAACCTTAATTCTGTGCATGATCTCCATCTATCTCCATCCTTATCTGGTGTTTCATGCCTCAGATCTGGATATTCACAGACAGGAAGACACCTGAGATCTGAGATCTGGGGTCTGAGAGCTGGGAGATACTGAAGGATTGGAGGTGTCTATTTGAATTCAGTTACCTGATTGACCATCACTATTTCCCAATGTTGATCTTCACACTGAAAATAACTGACATTTAATGAACGCTATGTCAGActaatatatttttggattataGCCTCACTACATTTTTCAACAGTCCTAGGAGGTAGATGTTATTAAAACTTCATTGTCACCATACTCAAGGAGTAGGAAACTAGCATGATCATACAGTTAGTAACTTCTATAGCCAcaattctttcctgtgttttttaaaaaatgtattggactctctgctcCTATGACTCCACTGTTTCTCCCTCTCTTTAACTAGATAAAATAGGCAGGACATTAAGTAATATTATTTCAGGATTTGAAGGGGTCTTCCTGCTCAGATAACTGTCGACCTTCATATTCCTGCGACCCTTTAGTTTGCGAATGGTTTTCATATGCCTTCAATTTCATTCAATCCATCAGTGTTTGTGTGTGAGAAGTAGAGatgacagtgattttttttccttcattttactaGCAGGAGTAGTGAAATCACTTAAACAATCTCACAGAGATACTGTATAGTGAAACCTGGTCTCAAAGGTTGATTTTCTGACAATCTTTTCACTAGAGAGAGAATCcacccatttctttttatgggggGAAGAGAGGCTAAAGTTAAATATGAAACGTGAAAAGTTAAAGTTAAAATATGCTTGGGAGAGGAACTTGACATTAACATTGTGTAAGACCCTGTCAGTAGATGCTTGTTCCAGACCAGAGCATTGCCCAGGGTCATTAATTGACTCAGCTCATGGGACACAAGGAGGGACCAGGTACTTGACCTGGACTGGCTTCTCCCTGAAAGTTGCTAGGTCAGACTTAACCTAGGGTCTCAAAGATCTCCTACAGGAGAACCAGAGCATGTAATGACACCAAGGAGCTGCAATTCGAAGGGAAGGGAACAATATACAAATGACACTTTGATTCCATCAGCACCATGTATGAAAGAGGTGGTGAAATTGCTCAGTAATGAAGAAAAGAAGTTGTGAcctgggggggtgggagaggaggggttGCTAGAGAGCCTATGGATGGGCCTAATTTTCCTGTCTTCATACCAAATTTTGTCTCCTGAGCAGTTGGGAAATGGCAAGTCAGGTGTCTTGGCCTCCATGAGGCTACAATTTACTAAGTGCTCAGGATGTGCCTAGAACTTGTGAAGCACGTTACAGACAAGATCTTTCAGCAGTGATCATGATCCCATTAACAGTAGAGGATGCTGAGCATCACCAAGGCCAAACCCAAGGCCACAAAGCTATTAAGTGGGAAAAAGGCAAAGATTTGAGTGTCGATGTATGTGACAACAGAAGTGAGCATTTCATTTCTGAACTATGTTACCAAAATTGAAGAAGCGTGTCAAAAATATTGAGTTTCCAGGGGTCCTGCTGGAGTATTCAAATCAATGAAAAATGGATGCTAATAGTGCTTCAAAGTGGGCTTCCTTTGGAGCTGCCTGTGTGGATTCTGGTCTCAGGCAAGTGGAGAGTCAAAATGTGAtaatgttacacacacacacaaatatttgtaTCTTCTGTGTGAAGGAAGTCAAAGTGTGGATTTGTTTTACAAAAGCACTCACACACTATCACAGACACACACTTGCCAAATGGGGATTTATAGATTTCTCTAGCTTATACTCAAAGTAGGTGAATACAGTCAGGGTGTGAGTCAGCTTCACACAAATCTATGCAAAACTCACAAAAAAATACACGTGTACAACACAGCTACACACAGAGAACTCTCAAGCATCCTCTGCCACAGGCATTGTAGTCATAAGAAATCATACATATTCCAATCACAAGCAACGCACAAGGTCTTACATACAGTACACAAGCAACAAATGCAAGTAAAATAAGCACACACTGAGAGGAAATTTCCAGCTTCTCTGACCGATATATACCTTAGTATGTTTGTCATTCAGTGTGTTTGTCAGTTACACATACATGCATAAAGCCATACAACACAATACACCTgcaaaaatacacataacatctCTTAtggtcacacatacacacatttacacacagacatacatgcACGACTATGGAGATGTCTGGGCTCCTTCCGAGTTATACCAGTGCTATGAGTTCTGATACTTTCTGCTTCGTTCTGTTACCTGAATCCTCACTTTCTGTCCAGAAGACCCAGGATccaaagaaaaagagcaaaactcAGTGGCCTGAGGACCTTTACAAACTCTCATGTCTGTTCACAAGCTTCAAAACAGTGGGCAAGAAGGTCTTCTTTTGCTCACCAGAAAGAGACCCCAGACGGAAAGAGCCCCAAGTCCCTGACTAGAGGAGCAGTCGACTGGGGCCAATTGCCCAACTTCCTCCCAGCCCCTCGGAAAGGAGTATGTTTAGGGTCCAAAGGGACTTGAGTTGTAGCTGGAGTCACAGGAGAAAGTGTCCCTAATGTCAGTGGTACCTTGGGCTCTGGTTAAGTCTCCAGATGGGAAGTAGAAGTTACCCTATTGCCCGTGACCTCTACATCATGGGTTCAGCTTCTCTGTACAGCAATGTATGGTACAGGCAGTGTAAGGGCCTCGGCAAGCTTCTGCAAGCTCCCCAACACCTACACAGGCTTCCATTAAAGCACAAAACCCCTTAAAATGTACAggtctctctcacttcatcccagcttacccttccccctagcactgacatatatacacactaccaaatgtgaaatagatagctagtgggaagcagccacatagcacagggagatcagctcagtgatctgtgaccacctagaggggtgggatagggagggagatgcaagagggaggggatatggggatgtatgtatacgtatagctgattcactttgttatacagcagaaactaacacaacattgtaaaaaattatactccaataaagatgttaaaaaaatgtacatgtctCCCCACTCCTCTGTGAGGTACGGTCTGTGCTTTGTTCAGGAATAGGGGGATTGACTCTATCACTCTGGAAAAAAGACTCTGGGCTCTCCCCCTACTAAGAGAGCATACCTGAGCAATTTATCAAagatctctgagactcagtttcttcatagtGGAAGTAATAATAATACTCTTTGTGTGAGTTTGAAGGATGGTTAAGTGAGCAAATAATGaaagcttaataaatgttaaggtTTATTGTCAATGTCTTTGTATCACTAGGGATCAGCTATGGCTTACAACAGACAATTGTGATTggtaattgttgaatgaattcatctgttcattcattcactcattcacttaaATAATTATTAAGGTTCTCATAAAGGTAAACACTGATATGTACTCTGGAGACATAACAGAGAATAATATAAACAGAAATCCCTCTTGTGGAACACACACgcaagttgggggaggggggacagaaaaaaattgttaatgcAAAACAAATGT
The window above is part of the Eubalaena glacialis isolate mEubGla1 chromosome 9, mEubGla1.1.hap2.+ XY, whole genome shotgun sequence genome. Proteins encoded here:
- the LOC133097274 gene encoding LOW QUALITY PROTEIN: olfactory receptor 1J4-like (The sequence of the model RefSeq protein was modified relative to this genomic sequence to represent the inferred CDS: inserted 2 bases in 1 codon); amino-acid sequence: MRRENQSSVSEFLLLGLPIRPEQQGVFFALFLGMYLTTVLGNLLIFLLIRLDSRLHTPMYFFLKHLALTDVSFSSVTVPKMLMNMQVQCQSITYAGCISQVYFYILFGCVDNLLLAVMSYDRYVAICHPLHYTTIMMERPCVLLVAGSWILSCGSALLHTVLLERSMRRENQSSVSEFLLLGLPIRPEQQGVFFALFLGVYLTMVLGNLLIFLLIRLDSRLHTPMYFFLSHLALTDVSFSSVTVPKMLMSMQTQDQSIPYAGCIAQMYXFFTDLDDFLLTSMTYDQYVVICHPLPYITIMRQGLCTLLVTVSWILSCSNDLCHTLLLSQLSFCADNTIPHFFCDLAVLLKLSCSDTSLNELAVFMAGVAVIILPLIGILISYGCIGATILKVPSTKGICKALSTCGSHLSVVSLYYGTIIALYFFPSSSTSSDKNIIASAMYTVVTPLLNHFIHSLRNREMKGALEKLFHRAKSSLSDAAHRYNRHMYSHNLRSYTPILNPAWNKCPIDI